The genomic region AGCTGAGCTCCGCGAGCACGCGCAGGGTGTGCGGGTCGGGCGCCAGCGCCAGCAGGTCCGTCACCGGGCCCTTGCGCCACAACTCCAGCCGCTCGGCGATCCGTTCGCGCGGACCGACCAGGGAGATCTCGTCGGCGAAGGCGTCCGGCACGGCGCGGACGGCCTCCTCCCGGCGGCCGGACAGGAACAACTCCTGGATGCGGCGGGCCTCCTCCTCGTACCCCATGCGGGCCATGAGGTCGGCGTGGAAGTTGCGGGCCGCGTGTCCCATGCCGCCGATGTAGAAGCCGAGCATGGCCTTGACGGGCAACAGGCCCTCGGCGACGTCGTCGCAGACCCGGACCTGGGCCAGGGGCGCGACGAGGAAGCCCTCGGGGAGTTCGCGCACGGCCGGGCCGTAGACCTCCGGCCGGGTCGGTGACCAGTACAGCGGCAGCCAGCCGTCGGCGATGCGGATCGTCTGGGCGACGTTCTTCGGCCCCTCCGCGCCGAGCAGGACCGGCAGGTCCGGGCGCAGGGGATGGGTGATCGGCTTGAGGGGCTTGCCGAGGCCGGTGGCGTCCGGTCCCCGGTAGGGGTGGGCGTGGAACCGCCCGGCCAGCTCGACCGGCGCCTCCCGCCGCAACACCTGCCGTACGACGTCGACGTACTCGCGGGTGGCGGTGAGCGGCGAGGAGGGGAACGGGCGGCCGTACCAGCCCTCGACGACCTGCGGGCCGGACAGGCCCAGGCCGAGCATCATGCGCCCGCCGGAGAGGTGGTCGAGGGTGAGCGCCTGCATGGCGGTCGTGGTGGGCGGGCGGGCCGCCATCTGCGCGACCGCCGTGCCCAGCTTGATGGTGGAGGTGTGGGCGGCGATCCAGGCGAGCGGCGTGAACGCGTCCGAGCCCCACGACTCGGCCGTCCACACGGAGTCGTAGCCCAGCCGTTCCGCCTCCCGCGCCAGCGGCACGTGGTCGGGGGAGGGGCCGCGGCCCCAGTAGCCGAGGGCGAGACCGAGCCGCACGCCTGCCTCCTGACGGTTCGTCAGCCGGTGGGGCGACGACTGTACGGCAACGGCCCCTCACCCGGAAGGGCGAGGGGCCGTACGTCGTTTCAGGGGCTCAGCCGCGCTGGATGCCCGACGTGTCCTGGAGGACACCGCGGCGGCCGTCCTGCGTCTGGGCGACCAGGGCCGCGCCGCGCTGCTCGACCGCCAGGTACCACGTACCCGGGGCGAGTTCGGCGATCGGGGTCGGCGAACCGTCCTCGGCGAACAGCGGCCGGGGCACCGGCACCGCGAACCAGAACGGCGAGAAGTCCCCGGCCGGTGGCTGCGGCGCCTGGGCCTGCTGGGGCTGGGGCTGGCCGCCGTACGGCTGACCCGGCTGCCCGGGTCCGGGCTGTCCGGGCTGCGGGTGGCCGTAACCACCCGGCTGCTGTGCGCCCGGGTAGCCGTAACCGCCGGGGGGCTGGGCGCCGTAGGGCTGGGGAGCGGCCGGGCGCGGGGCGGGGATGAGAGCGGCCTTGAGG from Streptomyces chartreusis NRRL 3882 harbors:
- a CDS encoding LLM class F420-dependent oxidoreductase, which gives rise to MRLGLALGYWGRGPSPDHVPLAREAERLGYDSVWTAESWGSDAFTPLAWIAAHTSTIKLGTAVAQMAARPPTTTAMQALTLDHLSGGRMMLGLGLSGPQVVEGWYGRPFPSSPLTATREYVDVVRQVLRREAPVELAGRFHAHPYRGPDATGLGKPLKPITHPLRPDLPVLLGAEGPKNVAQTIRIADGWLPLYWSPTRPEVYGPAVRELPEGFLVAPLAQVRVCDDVAEGLLPVKAMLGFYIGGMGHAARNFHADLMARMGYEEEARRIQELFLSGRREEAVRAVPDAFADEISLVGPRERIAERLELWRKGPVTDLLALAPDPHTLRVLAELSSR